A portion of the Juglans microcarpa x Juglans regia isolate MS1-56 chromosome 1D, Jm3101_v1.0, whole genome shotgun sequence genome contains these proteins:
- the LOC121250925 gene encoding cysteine-tryptophan domain-containing zinc finger protein 7-like, with translation MVDMEGNPKLEGGEARYFKGDEDKNIDPDIALSYIDEKIQNVLGHFQKDFEGGVSAEHLGAKFGGYGSFLPAYERSPSILSRPNSPQRNYNVSRSNNLPIEGASQNLKAPPNTAPPSRLGITSCSAHQLHKSRVLSMDVSLKQSQVNEMSPLKDETSNRPGNPTDQRPLKVRIKMGSDNSGRGNAAIYSGLGLDYSPSSSPGNSLEESEGVSPISQGTFDNSPASIIEEMTSFTIPGGVLISPLHDSLLCLMRKEKVYSISRPIPPLKGHQEHSAMLVDESRSIMGNGKVFKEKRTKSMKRDRLVKLKYGGTGLDDTTLEMKKISVNEIIEAKELLIGDLKCTHISKSVKEAGGVSELLRESNKDGGKSKLLASELVKEESSESISGQEHGKSQKQNPRSSLVENVCGNRVVNSHKDVLIDYKDVSSGQKISASKSYSDESKCKEEPNPQKNKIGWKATFREDDEVNLPFKTEELSFEGKKKSKGIQSNGKLVNFSVNESFRPGESAEPSNKRSTGYGGIVCNSKVQRKTSQKDYKGKDSCNDSLSLTNLKEKDNRMDPVERPGGDRKKDANLGAFELQRNVFLDKGKGRSSGKKIYKQSIYGPSIKDASTACPITENGLASEMVPPMAVPVVIEEDWVQCDRCQKWRLLPFGTKPDQLPDKWLCSMLNWLHGMNHCDISEEETTKALNALYQLPVPESQNNLQNHVTGTTLGVSLGDKQHLDENNQNLSSHAISNRGKKKPGFKEKANAGTIGGPFQVSNSTKNKLQESEKSRSLNDTNQHLAEANPTKKSSSQHLSVLHNLVAEKDMPSQRENPINGGGDVRQIKMKSKREADEYGCGTSKKSKTEDMHADKHKTLKMGRGRVGISSSSFLPTMGSGNVIQKYDGFLPEGRKCDVNDKVVASVKKLGDKVRVPSDGGSLEMRMSSKKDMSLKKRKLKDQEISKNKIETFPNSAPDGRVYEKEERSERGFRKEKKFRFSNTEVESRPNDATYKSNNKGRMSGIFLSDIRDHPVDGMEEARRNDKDQQLRKHKKKIVSERTTDVVSLRRDLGSGQVSMAANSSSSKVSGSSKTRANIEEVRGSPVESVSSSPLRTFNLDNLTSAGGDIAGKDDAMNSVRPVMGDFRRCSDGERNAEINLPETVICLEPLKFSALECMDGGANHQLSGKANPSPDTRNSHLPNGDVDMVEQNVRFLGDLRAPEHSWDEDRGKKNCHDKAVLQKADKGTGLRSRGKSRSSISEFDGDKIKISDPVNEYTKKSQRIDLEIDSNHRVPVHETTADVKHSFPKKTSIKFRKDEKNHACKGDPVGQWSSASRMVTKLKEKEPDGLDMKPGAQFRSNGKLAPQHGLIQDFEGENKADSTQMEQRVGKSKFSLSFGEGKLEKVSLGCAPVPGPQKLNGAIHAPGDVSKTSKDSGKVDIANQVNLSLGNLQPDRQGVRDLKASSPGRLISSSQTATNTLKEAKDLRDTADRLKSSCFGFESNEAYFQAGLKFLHGALLLDNCNGEGGRNEEMNPIQAYGTAAKLCELCALQYEARQEMAAAALAYKCSEVAYMKVVYCKHSSLNRDRHELQATLHVVPQGESPSSSASDVDNLNNLATVDKGNLSKGTGSYVAGNQIIVARNRPQFVRLLDFTQDVVFALEASRKSQEAFAAANVILEEEQNRDCVTSVKRVIDFSFEDVEELVRLVRIAMEAISCSGFGAARD, from the exons GATGAGAAGATTCAGAATGTGCTCGGccattttcaaaaagatttcGAAGGCGGGGTTTCTGCTGAGCATTTGG GGGCAAAATTTGGTGGCTATGGCTCGTTTTTACCAGCTTATGAACGCTCCCCTTCTATTTTGTCTCGTCCGAATTCTCCACAAAGAAACTACAATGTGTCCAGATCTAATAATTTACCCATCGAG GGTGCCTCTCAGAATTTGAAAGCTCCCCCAAACACAGCCCCACCTTCGAGGCTTGGTATTACTTCCTGTAGTGCCCATCAATTGCATAAATCACGCGTTCTTTCCATGGATGTTTCCCTCAAACAAAGTCAAGTTAATGAGATGAGTCCCTTGAAAGATGAAACTTCGAACAGACCGGGCAATCCAACCGACCAAAGGCCACTTAAAGTTCGAATAAAAATGGGTTCAGATAACTCTGGACGTGGGAATGCAGCAATTTATAGTGGGCTTGGACTTGATTACTCCCCATCTTCATCACCGGGGAACAGCCTGGAGGAGAGTGAAGGCGTGTCACCCATATCTCAAGGGACCTTTGATAACTCTCCAGCTAGTATCATTGAG GAAATGACATCCTTCACCATCCCTGGTGGGGTACTGATATCGCCTCTTCATGACAGTCTGCTTTGCTtgatgagaaaggaaaaagtatATAGTATCAGTAGACCCATACCACCCCTTAAAGGACATCAAGAACACTCTGCAATGTTAGTAGATGAGTCACGTTCAATCATGGGAAATGGGAAAGTGTTTAAGGAAAAGAGAACAAAATCAATGAAAAGGGACAGGCTAGTAAAATTGAAGTATGGGGGTACAGGTTTGGATGACACGACAttagaaatgaagaaaatatcaGTAAATGAAATCATAGAAGCTAAGGAGCTTTTGATTGGTGACTTGAAATGCACTCACATTTCCAAGTCAGTGAAAGAGGCTGGTGGAGTATCTGAACTTCTTAGGGAGAGTAACAAGGATGGTGGGAAAAGTAAATTACTTGCCTCCGAATTAGTGAAAGAGGAGTCTTCAGAGTCAATATCTGGTCAGGAACATGGCAAGAGTCAGAAGCAAAATCCTAGGAGTAGTTTAGTGGAAAATGTTTGTGGAAACAGAGTGGTAAATTCCCACAAGGATGTTTTAATCGACTATAAGGATGTCAGCAGTGGTCAGAAAATTTCTGCCTCAAAAAGTTATTCTGATGAGTCCAAATGTAAGGAAGAGCCAAATCCtcaaaaaaataagattggTTGGAAAGCTACATTTCGTGAAGATGATGAAGTTAATCTTCCTTTTAAGACAGAAGAGCTGTCATTTGAGGGCAAAAAGAAGTCAAAGGGGATACAGAGTAACGGCAAGCTAGTTAACTTTTCAGTAAACGAAAGCTTCAGGCCTGGTGAAAGTGCAGAACCTAGTAATAAAAGGAGTACTGGTTATGGTGGTATTGTCTGTAACAGTAAAGTTCAAAGGAAAACGTCACAGAAGGATTATAAGGGCAAAGATAGTTGTAACGATTCATTGTCGTTAACGAATTTAAAAGAGAAGGATAATCGAATGGATCCAGTGGAGAGGCCTGGTGGTGATAGAAAAAAAGATGCTAACCTTGGTGCTTTTGAATTGCAACGGAATGTGTTCTTGGATAAAGGAAAGGGAAGATCAAGTGGTAAGAAAATTTATAAGCAATCAATATATGGGCCATCTATAAAAGATGCTTCAACTGCATGTCCTATTACAGAAAATGGACTCGCTTCTGAGATGGTACCACCAATGGCAGTTCCAGTAGTTATAGAAGAAGATTGGGTACAGTGTGACAGATGTCAGAAGTGGCGGCTTTTACCCTTTGGTACAAAGCCAGACCAACTCCCTGATAAATGGTTGTGTAGCATGCTAAATTGGCT GCATGGTATGAACCACTGTGACATTAGTGAGGAAGAGACAACGAAAGCCCTCAATGCGTTGTATCAATTACCAGTGCCTGAGAGTCAGAACAACTTACAAAATCATGTCACTGGAACTACATTGGGAGTGTCCTTGGGTGATAAGCAACATCTTGATGAGAATAACCAGAATTTGAGTTCCCATGCCATCTCTAACCGAGGAAAGAAAAAACCCGGGTTTAAGGAAAAAGCAAATGCAGGAACCATTGGTGGCCCCTTTCAAGTCTCTAACTCTACAAAGAATAAGCTACAAGAATCAGAGAAAAGCAGGAGCTTAAATGACACAAACCAGCATCTTGCAGAAGCAAATCCAACGAAAAAATCTAGTTCTCAACATTTGAGTGTGTTGCACAACTTGGTTGCAGAAAAAGATATGCCTAGTCAGAGAGAAAATCCAATTAATGGAGGAG GTGATGTGagacaaataaaaatgaaaagcaagagGGAGGCTGATGAATATGGATGTGGAACCTCTAAGAAGTCCAAAACAGAGGATATGCATGCCGATAAACACAAGACTCTCAAAATGGGCCGTGGGAGGGTGGGTATCAGTTCAAGTTCTTTCTTGCCAACTATGGGAAGTGGAAATGTTATCCAGAAATATGATGGATTTTTACCCGAGGGCAGAAAGTGTGATGTCAATGACAAGGTAGTTGCTTCTGTTAAGAAACTGGGAGACAAAGTGAGGGTCCCATCTGACGGTGGATCCCTGGAAATGAGAATGTCTAGCAAAAAGGATATGTCtttgaagaaaaggaaattgaaGGACCAGGAGATCAGCAAGAATAAGATAGAGACATTTCCTAATTCTGCACCTGATGGCAGGGTATatgagaaagaggaaagaagtgAAAGAGGATTCAGGAAGGAAAAGAAGTTCAGGTTTTCAAATACTGAGGTGGAGTCGAGACCTAATGATGCTACTTATAAGTCGAACAACAAAGGTAGGATGTCAGGAATTTTCTTGTCAGACATTAGAGATCATCCGGTCGATGGTATGGAAGAAGCCAGGAGAAATGATAAGGACCAGCAACTCcgaaaacataaaaagaagaTTGTTTCTGAACGGACAACGGATGTTGTTTCATTGAGGAGGGATTTGGGATCCGGACAGGTTTCAATGGCAGCCAATTCAAGCTCTTCAAAGGTTTCAGGATCCAGTAAAACTAGAGCCAACATTGAAGAAGTGCGAGGTTCTCCAGTGGAGtcagtttcttcttctcctttgaGGACCTTTAATTTAGACAACCTTACATCGGCAGGAGGGGACATTGCAGGGAAAGACGATGCTATGAATAGTGTTCGCCCTGTGATGGGTGATTTCAGAAGATGCTCGGATGGGGAAAGGAATGCTGAGATCAATCTGCCTGAGACAGTGATTTGTCTTGAACCCCTTAAATTTTCTGCACTAGAGTGTATGGATGGAGGTGCTAATCACCAATTAAGTGGTAAAGCCAATCCTTCCCCTGACACTAGGAATAGCCATTTGCCTAATGGTGATGTTGATATGGTTGAGCAAAATGTCCGGTTCCTCGGTGATCTGCGTGCTCCAGAACATAGCTGGGATGAGGATAGAGGGAAGAAGAATTGCCATGACAAGGCAGTTCTGCAGAAAGCTGATAAGGGTACTGGTTTGCGATCTAGGGGCAAGAGCAGAAGTTCCATATCTGAGTTTGATGGAGATAAGATAAAGATATCTGATCCAGTTAATGAGTATACAAAGAAGAGCCAGAGGATTGACTTAGAGATTGACTCTAATCACCGAGTTCCTGTTCATGAAACAACAGCTGATGTTAAACACAGTTTTCCTAAAAAAACTAGCATTAAGTTTCGCAAGGATGAGAAGAATCATGCTTGTAAGGGGGATCCTGTAGGACAATGGTCAAGTGCGAGTCGAATGGTtaccaaattaaaagaaaaagagcctGACGGTTTAGATATGAAACCGGGTGCTCAATTTAGGAGTAATGGGAAGCTTGCCCCCCAGCATGGCTTGATTCAGGACTTTGAGGGCGAAAATAAAGCTGATTCGACACAAATGGAGCAAAGAGTTGGGAAATCAAagttttcactttcttttggtGAAGGTAAACTAGAAAAAGTATCCCTGGGTTGTGCACCTGTACCAGGACCCCAGAAGTTGAATGGAGCTATTCACGCACCTGGTGATGTGTCAAAAACATCAAAAGATTCCGGGAAGGTTGATATTGCCAATCAAGTTAATCTTAGTTTGGGAAATCTTCAGCCTGATAGGCAAGGGGTCAGAGATCTCAAAGCCTCAAGTCCCGGGAGACTAATTTCCTCCAGCCAGACTGCTACAAACACCCTGAAAGAAGCCAAAGATCTCCGAGACACTGCAGATCGTCTAAAG AGCTCTTGCTTTGGTTTTGAAAGCAATGAAGCTTACTTCCAAGCTGGCTTAAAGTTTCTTCACGGAGCTTTACTTCTGGATAATTGCAATGGTGAGGGTGGCAGAAATGAGGAGATGAATCCAATTCAAGCATATGGCACTGCGGCTAAACTTTGCGA GCTCTGTGCACTTCAATATGAAGCACGCCAAGAGATGGCTGCTGCTGCTTTGGCCTACAAATGCTCAGAGGTGGCATACATGAAGGTGGTCTATTGTAAACACTCTAGTTTGAACAGAGACCGGCATGAATTGCAAGCAACTTTACATGTGGTTCCTCAAG GTGAATCTCCATCATCTTCTGCTTCAGATGTTGATAATTTAAACAATCTGGCAACTGTGGATAAGGGTAATCTATCTAAGGGTACCGGTTCTTATGTTGCTGGAAACCAAATAATTGTTGCTCGAAACCGCCCTCAGTTTGTTCGACTGCTTGACTTC ACGCAGGATGTAGTTTTTGCATTGGAGGCCTCCAGAAAGTCCCAGGAGGCTTTTGCAGCTGCCAACGTAATCCTGGAAGAGGAACAAAATAGGGATTGTGTTACTTCTGTTAAGAGGGTCATTGATTTCAGCTTCGAAGACGTAGAGGAACTAGTACGTCTGGTTCGGATTGCAATGGAGGCCATAAGTTGTTCAGGTTTTGGTGCTGCTAGAGACTAA